One window of the Populus trichocarpa isolate Nisqually-1 chromosome 9, P.trichocarpa_v4.1, whole genome shotgun sequence genome contains the following:
- the LOC7456385 gene encoding uncharacterized protein LOC7456385 — protein MKSQEDLETNEQEISTKRKHSSNNNNNNSISQQDLEGEDDEDFDLTLSLSFGRPPRSKKKTTLNTTRPQLSLSLPPPATSLSVTHQPLPQHQDIPQIEIPPDAQMTPRPLGPLQLSPKHAPFTDIPVTEPLLYTTAPINHESSMAGPSRAPRTRRNPSQGPREGKGETVPVLYPWAMDRRAMVHSLDYLLSRRIETITGLVQCKRCEKQFELGFDLRAKFVEIGAFISQNKSFMHDRAPSDWMNPVLPRCQFCDQENSVKPVIANKKQKINWLFLLLGQMLGCCTLDQLKYFCKHTKNHRTGAKDRVLYLAYLGMCKQLDPNGPFDR, from the coding sequence ATGAAGAGCCAAGAAGATTTAGAAACCAATGAGCAAGAGATCTCCACGAAGAGAAAGCACAGcagtaacaacaacaataacaacagcaTTAGCCAGCAAGATTTGGAAggtgaagatgatgaagatttTGACCTTACACTTTCTTTGTCTTTTGGTCGACCTCCGAGATCCAAAAAGAAAACTACCCTAAACACTACAAGACCACAGTTATCACTGTCATTGCCGCCACCTGCAACATCATTATCGGTAACTCATCAACCGCTACCCCAGCATCAAGATATCCCTCAAATTGAAATCCCACCGGATGCCCAGATGACACCAAGGCCTCTTGGCCCTCTTCAGCTTTCTCCCAAACACGCCCCATTCACTGATATTCCTGTGACTGAACCATTGCTATACACTACTGCTCCAATAAACCATGAAAGTTCCATGGCTGGTCCATCTCGCGCTCCACGCACACGCCGGAACCCTTCTCAGGGTCCCCGCGAAGGGAAAGGGGAAACTGTTCCCGTCTTGTATCCTTGGGCCATGGATCGTCGTGCCATGGTGCATAGCTTGGACTATTTGCTATCAAGAAGAATAGAAACCATCACTGGTTTAGTCCAATGCAAGAGAtgtgaaaaacaatttgaattagGGTTTGACTTGAGAGCCAAGTTTGTAGAAATTGGTGCATTTATTTCTCAAAACAAGAGTTTCATGCATGATAGGGCACCAAGTGATTGGATGAATCCGGTACTGCCCAGGTGCCAATTTTGCGACCAGGAAAATAGCGTGAAGCCTGTGATTGCCAACAAGAAGCAGAAGATTAATtggttgtttttgcttttgggGCAAATGTTAGGCTGCTGTACTCTTGATCAGTTGAAATATTTTTGCAAGCACACAAAAAATCATCGCACTGGGGCTAAGGATCGTGTTCTCTATCTTGCTTATCTTGGAATGTGTAAACAGCTTGATCCCAATGGCCCTTTTGATCGCTGA
- the LOC7464043 gene encoding phosphatidylinositol 4-kinase alpha 1: MESLIELCDLISQNPAQFADKLTWLCNRCPQPESLLTGSPRVSHSQINAILAVSRFLSITLDHTDNRPKSLILAFFRSIPTSFNPSFWPQSFSTDSIASFFTGFLAYVSKSAELDPGFSEDVAGFVGEVVMAAIGNNAGENLASSAISRVFLIALTENFVPILPEDGEKLITCLLDQFNVPVPVPSSPSERIGMNSGTSSSQSSPLSNNVKQHNSSHDASNDISSTVNDLSHMTLSSSSASTTVVVNGSGVTWKSGLESTGVGFDGGGGLSRQQVASFEEETAEGLEKQEIAYKLIGHVLDCVKIDNKLLELVRFIAKKQLQSLSAFLKIRRRDCNEQGQLLKARVNAKLSVYQAAARMKVQSLASLDVDGKTSKRLVLETLALLIDAAEACLLSVWRKLKNCEELLSSLLGGIAQIAVTRGGQPMRVLLIRLKPLVLTACAQADTWGGSQGAMFETVMKTSCQIIESGWTRDRAPVDTFISGLASSIRERIDYDDQVDKEKQGVPAVQLNVIRLLADLTVAVNKSEVVDMILPLFIESLEEGEASTPGLLRLRLLDAVSRIAGLGFEKSYRETVVLMTRSYLSKLSSVGSAESKTLAPEATTERVETLPAGFLLIASGLKNMKLRSDYRHRLLSLCSDVGLAAESKSGRSGADFLGPLLSAVAEICSDFDPTVNVEPSLLKLFRNLWFYVALFGLAPPIQKIQQPTKSVSTTLNSVGSMGTIALQAVGGPYMWNAQWSSAVQRIAQGTPPLVVSSVKWLEDELELNALHNPGSRRGSGNEKAALTQRSALSAALGGRVDVAAMSTISGVKATYLLAVAFLEIIRFSSNGGILNGGDSLSASRSAFSCVFEYLKTPNLMPAVFQCLMAIVHRAFEAAVFWLEDRITETGNEANVRESTLFSHACFLIKSMSQREEHIRDISVNLLTQLRDKFPQVLWNSSCLDSLLFSVHNDSPSAVINDPALIASVRSLYQRIVREWISISLSYAPCTSQGLLQEKLCKANTWQRTQPTTDVVSLLTEIRIGPSKNDWTGIRTANIPAVMAAAAAASGANLNVTEAFNLEVLSTGIVSATVKCNHAGEIAGMRRLYNSIGGFQSGGAPTGFGSGLQRLITGAFSQQPPAEDDSFNEMLLNKIVLLLQQFVSIAEKGGEVDKSQFRDTCSQAAAFLLSNLASESKSNVEGFAQLLRLLCWCPAYISTPDSMETGVFIWTWLVSAAPQLGSLVLAELVDAWLWTIDTKRGLFAHEVKYSGPAAKLRPQLAPGEPESLPEIDPVEQIMAHKIWVGFLIDRFEVVRHNSVEQLLLLGRLLQGTTKSSWNFSRHPAATGTFFTIMLLGLKFCSCHSQGNLQNFKTGLQLLEDRIYRACLGWFAFEPEWFDVNNVNFSISEARSLSVFVHYISNDGQSDARGRGHENGTYLVDMNDQCHPVWGQMENYAAGREKRKQLLMMLCQHEADRLEVWAQPTNSKENTSRPKISSEKWIEYARTAFSVDPRIALCLVSRFPTNINLKAEVTQLVQSHILDLRCIPEALPYFVTPNAVDEDSVLLQQLPHWAACSITQALEFLTPAYKGHPRVMAYVLRVLESYPPERVTFFMPQLVQSLRYDDGRLVEGYLLRATQRSDIFAHILIWHLQGETFPSESGKEVASGKSGSFQALLPVVRQRIIDGFTTKALNLFHREFDFFDKVTSISGVLYPLSKEERRAGIRRELEKIELEGEDLYLPTAPSKLVRGIRVDSGIPLQSAAKVPIMVTFNVVDRFGDQNDVKPQACIFKVGDDCRQDVLALQVIALLRDIFEAVGLNLYLFPYGVLPTGPERGIIEVVPNTRSRSQMGETTDGGLYEIFQQDYGPVGSPSFEAARENFIISSAGYAVASLLLQPKDRHNGNLLFDNLGRLVHIDFGFILETSPGGNMRFESAHFKLSHEMTQLLDPSGVMKSETWSQFVRLCVKGYLAARRYMDGIINTVMLMLDSGLPCFSRGDPIGNLRKRFHPEMSEREAANFMIRVCTDAYNKWTTAGYDLIQYIQQGIEK; the protein is encoded by the exons ATGGAGTCATTAATAGAGCTCTGTGATCTAATCTCACAAAATCCTGCACAATTCGCTGATAAATTGACCTGGCTATGCAATCGCTGTCCTCAACCAGAGTCTCTCTTAACCGGATCGCCCAGGGTTTCTCACTCACAAATCAATGCAATCCTCGCAGTTTCTCGATTTCTCTCCATAACCCTCGACCACACCGATAACCGTCCAAAATCACTAATCCTCGCTTTCTTCCGCTCAATCCCGACGTCGTTTAATCCTTCCTTTTGGCCACAATCCTTCTCTACCGACTCGATCGCGTCTTTTTTTACCGGCTTCCTGGCTTACGTGTCAAAGTCGGCCGAATTGGATCCGGGTTTCTCCGAGGATGTTGCCGGATTTGTTGGAGAAGTTGTTATGGCTGCGATTGGGAACAATGCCGGTGAAAATTTGGCGAGCTCGGCgatttctagggtttttttaattgcgTTAACAGAGAATTTTGTTCCGATTTTGCCGGAAGATGGGGAGAAGTTGATCACGTGCCTTTTAGATCAGTTTAATGTGCCCGTGCCGGTGCCATCGTCACCTAGTGAGCGAATTGGGATGAACTCTGGAACATCATCCTCACAAAGTTCGCCATTGAGTAATAATGTGAAACAACATAATAGTAGCCACGATGCCAGTAATGATATTTCGAGTACGGTGAATGATTTGAGTCATATGACACTGTCTTCGTCGAGTGCATCAACTACAGTGGTGGTGAATGGGAGTGGAGTGACGTGGAAGAGTGGTTTGGAGTCAACAGGGGTGGGATTTGATGGAGGTGGGGGATTGAGCAGGCAACAAGTGGCTTCATTTGAGGAAGAGACTGCGGAGGGATTGGAGAAGCAAGAGATTGCGTACAAGTTGATTGGACATGTTTTGGATTGTGTCAAGATAGATAACAAGCTTTTGGAGCTAGTTAGGTTCATTGCTAAGAAGCAACTTCAATCTCTGTCTGCATTTTTGAAG ATACGGAGACGGGACTGTAATGAACAGGGACAGCTTTTAAAAGCAAGAGTCAATGCAAAACTTTCCGTCTATCAAGCTGCAGCCAGGATGAAAGTTCAGAGTCTTGCATCTCTTGATGTGGATGGCAAGACATCCAAGAGGTTGGTGCTTGAGACTCTGGCATTGTTGATAGATGCTGCAGAAGCCTGTTTGCTCTCAGTGTGGCGGAAGTTGAAAAACTGTGAAGAGCTGCTCAGTTCATTGCTTGGTGGGATTGCACAAATTGCTGTCACCAGGGGGGGTCAGCCAATGCGTGTCTTGCTCATTCGCCTGAAGCCACTTGTGCTGACTGCCTGTGCTCAG GCTGATACTTGGGGTGGCAGTCAGGGAGCAATGTTTGAGACTGTCATGAAGACAAGCTGTCAGATAATTGAATCTGGCTGGACAAGGGATCGGGCTCCTGTGGACACGTTTATCTCTGGATTGGCCTCCAGTATACGCGAACGAATTGATTATGATGACCAG GTTGACAAGGAGAAGCAGGGAGTTCCTGCTGTGCAGCTTAATGTTATTCGCTTGCTTGCTGATTTGACTGTCGCTGTTAACAAGTCTGAAGTGGTAGACATGATATTGCCACTTTTTATTGAAAGCTTGGAAGAGGGGGAAGCTTCAACTCCTGGTTTATTGCGACTTCGA CTTCTCGATGCTGTTTCTCGCATTGCAGGTTTAGGTTTTGAGAAGTCGTATCGGGAGACAGTTGTTCTAATGACAAGAAGTTACTTAAGTAAATTGTCAAGTGTAGGGTCTGCTGAAAGCAAAACATTGGCACCAGAAGCCACCACAGAACGTGTTGAG ACTCTTCCTGCAGGATTTCTTTTGATCGCTAGTGGgcttaaaaatatgaaattacgCTCAGACTATCGTCATCGTTTGCTATCTCTGTGCTCAGATGTAGGCCTGGCTGCTGAATCCAAAAGTGGAAG GAGTGGAGCAGATTTTCTAGGGCCTCTGCTTTCTGCTGTTGCTGAAATATGCTCTGATTTTGACCCCACTGTGAATGTGGAACCATCACTCTTGAAATTGTTCCGCAACCTGTGGTTCTATGTTGCTCTTTTTGGTCTAGCACCTCCCATTCAGAAAATTCAGCAGCCAACAAAGTCAGTTTCAACTACACTGAACAGTGTGGGAAGCATGGGCACAATTGCTCTTCAAGCGGTGGGTGGACCATACATGTGGAATGCACAGTGGTCGTCTGCTGTTCAGCGAATTGCTCAAGGGACTCCTCCCCTT GTTGTTAGCTCAGTGAAATGGCTTGAAGATGAATTGGAACTCAATGCCCTTCACAATCCTGGCAGTCGTCGGGGGAGTGGTAATGAGAAAGCAGCTTTAACACAAAGATCTGCTCTTTCAGCTGCTCTTGGTGGCAGAGTTGATGTTGCAGCTATGAGCACAATTTCAG GTGTGAAGGCAACCTATCTGCTTGCTGTTGCATTTTTGGAGATAATACGTTTCAGTAGCAATGGTGGCATCCTTAATGGTGGTGATAGTTTGAGTGCTTCTAGAAGTGCCTTCAGCTGTGTCTTCGAATATCTAAAAACTCCAAATCTTATGCCAGCTGTGTTCCAATGTTTGATGGCTATTGTTCATAGGGCATTTGAAGCAGCAGTTTTCTggctg GAAGATCGAATAACTGAAACAGGCAATGAAGCCAATGTTAGAGAATCAACTCTTTTTTCCCATGCctgttttcttataaaaagcATGTCACAGAGGGAGGAACACATTCGAGATATTTCTGTAAACTTGTTGACTCAGCTAAGAGACAAGTTTCCTCAG GTTTTGTGGAATTCATCCTGTTTAGACTCCCTGCTATTTTCAGTTCACAATGACTCACCTTCTGCAGTTATTAATGATCCTGCTTTGATAGCATCGGTTCGTTCTTTGTACCAAAGGATTGTCAGGGAATGGATCAGCATATCACTTTCATATGCCCCATGCACTAGCCAAGGTCTACTGCAG GAAAAGCTTTGCAAAGCAAATACTTGGCAGAGAACACAACCTACAACTGACGTTGTTTCTCTCTTAACTGAGATACGGATTGGGCCCAGTAAAAATGACTGGACTGGCATACGAACAGCTAATATTCCTGCAGTCATGGCTGCAGCAGCAGCTGCTTCAGGAGCAAACTTGAACGTGACTGAAGCTTTCAATTTGGAGGTGCTTAGCACTGGTATTGTGAGTGCAACGGTTAAGTGCAACCATGCTGGAGAAATTGCAGGCATGAGAAGGTTGTATAACAGCATTGGTGGATTTCAATCTGGTGGCGCACCAACAGGTTTTGGTAGTGGTCTTCAAAGGTTGATAACTGGAGCGTTTTCTCAACAACCACCAGCTGAGGATGATTCATTTAATGAGATGCTACTTAATAAGATTGTGCTCCTTCTTCAGCAATTTGTCAGTATTGCAGAGAAAGGTGGGGAAGTGGACAAGTCACAGTTTCGTGATACATGTTCCCAGGCTGCTGCATTTCTTCTCTCAAATCTG GCTTCTGAGTCAAAATCAAATGTAGAAGGCTTTGCTCAACTTCTGCGTCTTCTTTGCTGGTGTCCAGCATATATTTCTACACCTGATTCGATGGAGACTGGTGTTTTCATTTGGACTTGGTTGGTTTCCGCTGCACCGCAACTTGGTTCTCTTGTGCTTGCAGAGCTAGTGGATGCTTGGTTATGGACAATTGATACGAAACGAGGTCTTTTTGCACATGAAGTGAAGTACTCTGGACCTGCTGCGAAACTGAGACCTCAGCTAGCCCCTGGGGAACCTGAATCGCTGCCTGAAATTGATCCTGTTGAACAAATAATGGCGCATAAAATATGGGTTGGATTTTTAATTGACCGTTTTGAG GTAGTTCGACACAACAGTGTTGAGCAACTCTTGCTTCTTGGCCGACTGTTACAAGGGACAACCAAATCTTCCTGGAACTTTTCCCGCCATCCTGCAGCTACTGGCACTTTCTTCACCATCATGCTTCTTGGTCTTAAGTTCTGTTCATGTCATTCCCAAGGCAATCTGCAGAATTTCAAAACAGGGCTTCAACTACTGGAAGATCGTATTTATAG GGCCTGTTTGGGTTGGTTTGCTTTTGAGCCTGAATGGTTTGATGTAAACAATGTAAATTTTTCCATTAGTGAGGCTCGATCTCTCTCCGTATTTGTTCACTATATTTCTAATGATGGTCAATCTGATGCAAGAGGACGGGGGCACGAGAATGGGACCTATTTGGTTGATATG AATGATCAGTGTCACCCTGTATGGGGCCAGATGGAGAACTATGCTGCAGGAAGAGAAAAACGGAAGCAGCTGCTTATGATGCTATGCCAGCATGAAGCTGATAGGCTTGAAGTTTGGGCACAACCCACTAACTCTAA GGAAAATACATCTCGGCCTAAAATCAGCTCAGAGAAATGGATTGAATATGCTAGGACTGCCTTCTCTGTGGATCCAAGGATCGCCTTATGCTTGGTCTCGAGGTTcccaacaaatattaatttgaaagcTGAAGTAACTCAACTAGTTCAG TCACATATTTTGGATCTCCGCTGCATACCTGAAGCATTGCCATATTTTGTCACCCCGAATGCTGTTGATGAAGATTCAGTGCTTTTGCAACAACTGCCTCACTGGGCTGCTTGTTCAATCACACAAGCACTCGAGTTCCTGACTCCTGCATACAAGGGGCATCCACGTGTGATGGCATATGTTCTTAGAGTTTTGGAGTCTTATCCTCCAGAGCGAGTGACTTTCTTTATGCCACAGCTAGTGCAGTCTTTGCGATACGATGATGGG AGGTTAGTAGAAGGATATTTGCTCAGAGCAACTCAGAGAAGTGATATATTTGCCCATATTCTGATATGGCATCTGCAG GGTGAAACCTTTCCATCAGAATCTGGTAAAGAAGTTGCCTCTGGAAAG AGTGGTTCCTTTCAAGCACTGTTGCCAGTTGTTCGTCAGCGTATTATTGATGGTTTCACCACCAAGGCCCTCAACTTGTTTCATAGggagtttgatttttttgataaagtTACATCTATTTCTGGTGTTCTGTATCCACTTTCTAAGGAAGAACGCCGAGCTGGTATTCGGAG AGAGTTGGAGAAAATTGAATTGGAGGGAGAAGATCTTTACTTACCAACTGCTCCTAGCAAGCTTGTTAGGGGCATCCGGGTGGACAGTGGAATACCTTTACAATCTGCAGCGAAAGTTCCCATCATGGTGACATTTAATGTGGTTGATCGGTTTGGGGACCAAAATGATGTAAAACCCCAAGCTTGCATCTTCAAG GTAGGAGATGATTGTCGACAGGATGTTCTTGCCCTTCAAGTTATAGCACTCCTTAGAGATATATTTGAAGCAGTTGGACTTAATCTCTACTTGTTTCCTTATGGTGTTCTCCCAACTGGTCCGGAGAGGGGTATAATTGAG GTTGTGCCTAACACACGTAGCAGAAGTCAGATGGGTGAAACAACAGATGGTGGTTTGTATGAGATCTTTCAACAGGATTATGGGCCTGTCGGCTCTCCTAGTTTTGAAGCTGCACGCGAGAATTTTATCATTAGTAGTGCTGGTTATGCAGTTGCCAGCCTTCTACTTCAGCCAAAGGATAGACACAATGGGAATCTTCTCTTTGACAA CTTGGGGAGGCTTGTTCACATTGATTTTGGTTTCATCTTGGAAACATCACCTGGTGGAAATATGCGCTTTGAGAGTGCACACTTCAAGCTGAGCCATGAGATGACTCAATTACTAGATCCCTCTGGGGTTATGAAGAGCGAAACTTGGTCCCAATTTGTACG CTTGTGTGTGAAGGGGTACCTAGCAGCCCGCCGCTACATGGATGGGATAATCAACACTGTGATGTTGATGCTTGACAGTGGGTTACCGTGCTTCAGTAGGGGTGACCCAATTGGAAATCTTCGCAAGAGATTTCACCCTGAGATGAGCGAGCGTGAAGCTGCCAACTTCATGATCCGGGTGTGCACAGATGCCTACAATAAGTGGACCACAGCTGGCTACGACTTGATACAATACATTCAACAGGGCATTGAGAAGTAA
- the LOC7464042 gene encoding ATP-dependent Clp protease proteolytic subunit 6, chloroplastic isoform X2 — protein sequence MTEKRKGIQNSSRKLMGDACFEMIEASAMSAPAAIFSISSRTKPPSLSIFSHGRNSVVSALPRPSSDSSTSLKARGGNPPIMPAVMTPGGPLDLSSVLFRNRIIFIGQPINSQVAQRVISQLVTLATIDENADILMYLNCPGGSTYSVLAIYDCMSWIKPKVGTVCFGVAASQGALLLAGGEKGMRYAMPNARIMIHQPQGGCGGHVEDVRRQVNEAVQARHPG from the exons atgacagagaaaagaaaagggatacAAAACTCATCAAGGAAGCTTATGGGAGATGCTTG CTTCGAAATGATAGAAGCATCAGCTATGTCTGCTCCTGCTGCCATCTTCTCTATCTCTTCGCGCACCAAACCCCCCTCTCTTTCTATATTCTCTCACGG AAGAAACTCGGTGGTCTCTGCCTTGCCTAGACCCTCCAGTGATTCTTCGACAAGTC TTAAAGCAAGGGGGGGCAATCCACCCATTATGCCAGCGGTGATGACTCCAGGAGGACCCTTGGATTTGTCATCTGTGTTATTTAGGAATCGCATAATCTTCATCGGGCAGCCAATCAATTCACAGGTGGCTCAACGAGTCATTTCACAGCTTGTGACTCTAGCAACTATCGATGAGAATGCAGATATTCTG ATGTATCTGAACTGTCCTGGTGGAAGCACTTACTCTGTTCTGGCAATCTATGATTGCATGTCTTGG ATAAAGCCTAAAGTGGGCACTGTATGTTTTGGAGTAGCTGCAAGCCAAGGAGCACTTCTTCTTGCTGGTGGAGAGAAGGGAATGCGATATGCAATGCCTAATGCACGTATTATGATACATCAACCGCAGGGCGGCTGTGGG GGTCATGTGGAGGATGTGAGACGCCAAGTAAATGAAGCAGTCCAAGCTCGTCAT CCTGGTTGA
- the LOC7464037 gene encoding uncharacterized protein LOC7464037, whose translation MVEISLSLRDLATIQDKVRVAKSKCRILYMKSFLFFLVLLSFLSFVELNHARKEPRENYWKSMTKDQPIPGAIRDLFVQDPAAGADKMNHFVKDFDTKHNAIIYHSHEKDKLKEKKSMNPTNTWDHEKEKE comes from the exons ATGGTGGAGATCAGCCTGAGCTTGAGAGACCTGGCTACCATACAAGACAAAGTACGAGTAGCAAAATCAAAGTGTAGAATACTATACATGaagtctttcttgttttttcttgttctcctctcttttctctcg TTTGTTGAGCTCAATCATGCAAGAAAGGAACCGAGGGAGAACTATTGGAAGAGCATGACGAAAGATCAGCCTATACCGGGAGCAATTAGAGACCTTTTCGTTCAAGATCCTGCGGCCGGTGCTGACAAAATGAACCATTTTGTTAAGGATTTTGATACGAAGCACAACGCCATCATATACCATAGTCATGAGAAGGACAAgctgaaagaaaagaaatccatGAATCCCACAAATACTTGGGATCAtgagaaagagaaggaataa
- the LOC7464042 gene encoding ATP-dependent Clp protease proteolytic subunit 6, chloroplastic isoform X1: protein MTEKRKGIQNSSRKLMGDACFEMIEASAMSAPAAIFSISSRTKPPSLSIFSHGRNSVVSALPRPSSDSSTSLKARGGNPPIMPAVMTPGGPLDLSSVLFRNRIIFIGQPINSQVAQRVISQLVTLATIDENADILMYLNCPGGSTYSVLAIYDCMSWIKPKVGTVCFGVAASQGALLLAGGEKGMRYAMPNARIMIHQPQGGCGGHVEDVRRQVNEAVQARHKIDQMYAVFTSQPLEKVQQYTERDRFLSTSEAMEFGLIDGILETEY from the exons atgacagagaaaagaaaagggatacAAAACTCATCAAGGAAGCTTATGGGAGATGCTTG CTTCGAAATGATAGAAGCATCAGCTATGTCTGCTCCTGCTGCCATCTTCTCTATCTCTTCGCGCACCAAACCCCCCTCTCTTTCTATATTCTCTCACGG AAGAAACTCGGTGGTCTCTGCCTTGCCTAGACCCTCCAGTGATTCTTCGACAAGTC TTAAAGCAAGGGGGGGCAATCCACCCATTATGCCAGCGGTGATGACTCCAGGAGGACCCTTGGATTTGTCATCTGTGTTATTTAGGAATCGCATAATCTTCATCGGGCAGCCAATCAATTCACAGGTGGCTCAACGAGTCATTTCACAGCTTGTGACTCTAGCAACTATCGATGAGAATGCAGATATTCTG ATGTATCTGAACTGTCCTGGTGGAAGCACTTACTCTGTTCTGGCAATCTATGATTGCATGTCTTGG ATAAAGCCTAAAGTGGGCACTGTATGTTTTGGAGTAGCTGCAAGCCAAGGAGCACTTCTTCTTGCTGGTGGAGAGAAGGGAATGCGATATGCAATGCCTAATGCACGTATTATGATACATCAACCGCAGGGCGGCTGTGGG GGTCATGTGGAGGATGTGAGACGCCAAGTAAATGAAGCAGTCCAAGCTCGTCAT AAAATTGACCAAATGTATGCTGTATTTACCAGCCAACCCCTTGAGAAAGTACAACAATACACTGAGAGAGATCGTTTCTTATCTACTTCAGAG GCTATGGAGTTTGGGCTCATTGATGGCATCCTGGAAACAGAATATTAA
- the LOC7464041 gene encoding BURP domain protein USPL1, with protein MTVDVSWRIILCALLVLLFAEDSSAREITRIRWKEVDDDTKGQQHNPEIPDLQQLSKDNHLPIKHNIDDDHQKHAHAHAHLSSHMDHMDPSDKIFFTIKDLKVGNAIPIYFSHGDPSTSPHLISREEANSIPFSLAKLPYLLEFFSLSKESPQAKAMEYTLTQCEVEPMEGETKLCATSLESMLDFAQATFGIDTQVKALTTNHLRKSVAPLQNYTLLEEPKEILAPKMIGCHTMPYPYVVYYCHIQEGGNRLFEISLGGEHGDRVQATGVCHMDTSKWDPDNPSFRVLKIKPGTAPVCHIFPADNIVWVPLIS; from the exons ATGACTGTTGATGTTTCTTGGAGAATTATCCTCTGTGCTCTCCTTGTTTTACTG TTTGCTGAAGACAGCAGTGCAAGAGAGATAACTCGCATAAGATGGAAAGAAGTGGATGATGATACTAAGGGTCAGCAACACAACCCAGAAATACCTGATTTGCAACAACTTTCCAAGGATAATCATCTGCCAATCAAGCATAATATTGACGATGATCATCAAAAGCATGCGCATGCGCATGCTCATCTATCATCACATATGGATCACATGGACCCTTCAGATAAGATTTTCTTCACCATAAAGGATCTAAAAGTTGGTAACGCAATTCCAATTTACTTCTCCCATGGAGACCCTTCAACTTCTCCTCATCTGATATCTAGAGAAGAAGCCAATTCAATTCCTTTCTCTTTAGCAAAATTACCTTACCTTCTTGAATTTTTCTCTCTGTCTAAAGAATCTCCTCAAGCCAAAGCCATGGAATATACACTAACACAATGTGAAGTTGAACCCATGGAAGGAGAGACCAAGTTATGTGCTACTTCCTTAGAATCCATGCTTGATTTTGCACAGGCCACCTTTGGAATCGATACCCAAGTAAAAGCTTTAACTACTAACCACCTTAGAAAGTCAGTTGCACCTTTACAAAACTACACCCTTTTGGAAGAGCCCAAAGAGATCTTGGCACCAAAAATGATAGGATGTCATACCATGCCTTACCCTTATGTAGTTTACTATTGCCATATCCAAGAAGGTGGGAACAGGCTATTTGAGATTTCACTTGGTGGCGAGCATGGAGATAGAGTCCAAGCTACTGGTGTTTGCCACATGGACACCTCAAAATGGGATCCTGACAACCCATCATTTCGTGTGCTGAAGATAAAGCCTGGAACTGCCCCCGTGTGCCATATTTTTCCAGCAGATAACATAGTTTGGGTGCCTTTGATTTCGTAA